The sequence GGGTGAAGGGGATGAGGGTGAAGGGGATGAGGGTGAAGGGGCTGAGGGTGAAGGGGATGAGGGTGAAGGAGATGAGGGTGAAGGGGCTGAGGGTGAAGGAGCTGAGGGTGAAGGAGCTGAGGGTGAAGGGACTGAGGGTGAAGGTGCTCAGGGGTCGGAGGTCACAGGGCAGGAGGGTGGActaggaggaagctggagtcgTTGACTTTCCGTTTTCGCTGTTTTCGCTGAGTTGTCTCTTCAGAACCATTTCCCGGGCGATGCAGGTCACCTGACCGTCGGCCACTGTGTAGGTTTTGTTCCTTCAAACACGAAAAAAGATTCAAAGTTTAactcacaaaacaaaaaaactaaacaaaaaccaGTCTGACAGAAAGTGCAGTTGAATCACGACGCTCACTTTTGACTCTCGGCTCCGCTCTGCATGCCGGGCTGGTTCTGCTTTGCGAAGAAAAACGAAGTCCACCAGTGGCCGGAGTCTTGCCTGGGAAGTCCTGAAGGGAACAACATGGTCTTTAATTAAAGATGGTGTCTTTGATTCAGGGCGGAGCCACGTATTCACACTTAAAACTTTAACAAAAATGTCACGTGGTCCTCTCCCGTACCTGGGTGGTGTGGAATGACCTCCCCCGTGTGCTCGGCGCTGCCACAGGAGCTGTTACTGGAGGTGGAGCCGATTCGTCctgacacaacaacaacacagcagtTTATAAACCAAAGGAAATCTCATCAAAGACATAAACAACTtccacagaggaaacacaaccaCCCAAAACATGGCACTGGTCATTTTTGACCATCCACTCAAATGAAGACAGTGTAAACGCAGACAGGCCACGTCTGACTCACTTCTGTAGTAGTCGTGAGTGGCGATGAGAGAACCAGTTGATGGAATTGAGGCCATTTTCTCCGACTTCAGGTGTAGAACCAATCAAAGAGGGAAGATGGAGACCTGCACGGGAGACACAGGGAAAAAGATGGAAGATTATTTTACTGGATTAACAGATGCTGTTACGTTTTCAGCCTTATCTCTATTCCATGTTATTTTAAAAGGGATTTGGCCGCATCCTGTATTTGGTTTGTGGCGACATGAGGAAGCACATCTGCACTGACAGCACTCGCAGAACAACATGTCACTCCGGGTGCATTTCAGGGAAGCTCCACCGCCTCCGTCCATGCCCTTTGTCCTCCATTCCTTCAGAGGAGTGATGAAACAGGGACAGCTGCCTCGGAGAATCTCGTTTCCCATGGCTCAAataactgagtgtgtgtgtcagtgtgtgtctgtgtgggaatGTGTCCACGTGTCCAGCTAGACTCAGATAAGATTGTGCATGAGCTGGTGCATGAGTTGGCTGCGTGGTCGTCTACATCAGGGTGCCAGGGCTCCTGCTGTACACGACTTGTTTGCgtggctgctgctgttcagCCTGGAAACTGTAGACGGCTCAATCCAGAAATACATTCAGAGCCAAACGCAAAAATCAAACTTACCCTAACACATTTCAGGATTTATTGACAGTGCAGCAAATtggatttatgattttttttgtttgtgcattttTCATATCGTGTGTGTTGGGAGCCTGAGAACCAGTTGGAGGCTGTAAAGCTTAACTCAAGGTGAACAGCAGATGGCTTCGGGGATTTCACGTCTGCACTTCACAGTCcagatcaacacaaacacacaaacgtttaCCTCAGAAATAAATGTGCTTCTAGAAGTGTAGCAGTGTGTGGATGTGTCACCTTTCAAATAAtctcaaactgacacacaacagctgtatcacacaaacaacacagatgGAAACACTACCTCAGTGTTAGGTGATGAAAATACCTGCTTTGACACTAGTGTGAGGAAAATGAACCTGATGCTCTGGagtgtttttaataaagttgtCAGATTCATCCCACAGGCAGAAGAGATGAGGCCGAATGTGACCTCAGAGTGAAGAtaggtgtgtgtcagtgtttctctCTTACCTgtgagatgctgctgctggaaccAGGTTctcaggagctgcaggttgtgACTGAGGCTGATCAGTGGATGAGTTCTGTGAGAGAACCAGTCGACAGGATGCTGGTGAACAGGCTGCTGGTTAACAGGCTGCTGGTTAACAGGCTGCTGGTCAAAGAGCTGCTGGTGTCACTGACTCAGCTCAGACTGTTGAGACGCATTTATAGCAACTGAccagaggggggcggggcctgtgGCAGCTCCAGGACTCAGAAGGTGCAGAGGTGCACTGAACAGAACAGACATAGCACACATAGAAAACACATAGAACGCACATAGATTACATAAGGCACACATAGACTTATTTTTCAGGAGTCGTCTTCTTTTTACACAATGTTTATAATAACATTAACGATGTCCAAAGTTTTATTATTGACCAATTAGTTTTTACCTAGTTGAAAACCTAAActtgtgcagaagaccttcagaCGTAGCTACAAGAGACATTCAACATCTTGTccctatatataatatatatatataaatatatattgaagTGTGTCAATATGTGATCAATGAACGGTTCATGGACGTGACTGCCCCATTCCCACATGTACGGCGGCCCTCAAGTGCCAATcacagcaaaaacacaaaatgtataGCTGCAAAAGAACAAGCTGTTACAATTTAAAAATTATGAGTCCTACACACTGTGCAACCTTCCCTGGTGGTCTAGTGGTTAGGattcggcgctctcaccgccgcggcccgggttcgattcccggtcagggaactcactttttgtttcttgagttgtttatgttttcaggtttagGATCAAGACTGAATCTTCGCACTGACGCGATCCAGACTTTTACATGATTTATTAGTACAAACAATAATCTCTGGCTTTTTATCACGTCCCAAACAAAACCCTGAAGGTCCAGGTTCATTTAGAGGCCTCTAGCGCCCCCTGGTGTATGGTGGTGGAGAGCTCAACacactgcaaattaagaaaacaaccTCAATTTGATGCTTTGTGTTCCATCACCAGTGACCAGTAGCATACTAGTAGTTACTTGAGTAACTTCAgtaacttcacaaagcattgaactacaaccgggttcatcacttttttggggtttcctggaaacatttcctgtgttgtttcgcATTGTGTCATCAAATAGATGAagtttatttcttcatttccaCGTGTTTGTCTGAATCTCCACCGTACTAATGGTTCTAATATCAAATAAAGCTGCTACTGACTCTCGTTTATAATTTGATGAACACACTTCACCTGCGACAGAGACACTGGAGGAATTAATGAATAAGAatacaatatataaatgataattaaTTACTTAAGACTATTaattacaaaagaaaacacacacacacacacacacacaaaccatccaATGTACTTTAATGAAAAAATCAAGTACAAATCAAGTACAAAAATACTTGTTTTTAATTACATGTCAATTTATGCCAGTGGGTGCATATTGCAGATGATTCAGATTATTGCTTTACTGTGCTCATATCTCAAAATACACAAATTGCATATTTGAAACCTattaaaaaactattaaaatataattgtaATATTTGAGGGTTAAAACAAGGTCACATTACAAATTCAATACATTCTATTTGTCATCCTGTGTTAATAAGGAGTGAGAAATAACAGTGGACACTTTGAGCACGGACAGGGAggtcaaattaaatgtttttttaaactttacaaggtatgaaaaataaagaactGTGGTGTGTTCTCTCATGAGCTGTGGCGTGAGGATCTTCTCTCCGACCCGGACATGTCTGCGCTACTCGTCACCTTATCCTGTCGGAGTCAGACAGAAAACAAGAGATCAGTACTCACACTGGAAAGAAAACTGTGTTCACGACTgctgttttaaaataaactcaccTTCACAGTCCCAACCATTTCCTCGAAGGACTTGAAAGTAGACGAGTGTCTGCggagaaatacacaaagacCAGTTAGCCAATGGTTTGAGAGCAagtgagaggaaagaaaggaaacgCAGGGTCACAGTGTTTTACCTCATGCTCGGGACACTGATGGTGTGGCTCAGGTTTCTGggggaaagaagagagaaggaaggagaaggTGGAAATTTTAACTATTCAAATTACAAAAATACTTTATAAACAATACAGATCaagcattaaaaacacaagcCTTTATCACAAATCTAATATTTATTATGTATGGTAGTGTTCAACAgacaaataacataattattaattTAGCTGGTCCAGTGTTAAGGGCTTGAAGGTGATTTAAGgttgttttaaataatatatattgtttgtattgtgcATTGTTTGTTCTGTTGGACAGATGAGcctttaataaattaaattataataataatatctgatATATACTAATATAATAGTATATTCAGGGGTTGTATAGATGCACAAGGACAACTAGACTTGCCTGTGTTTcttgaaatatgattattatcatCTATCTTTGGTTTAAAGCTGAAACTAGTGTGTTCTCATTCATTTCTCATTCATAactaattaatacatttttttaaaatatttttaaatgtctggaactgatatatatatataaataattgatTGGTTCTCAAAGTATCTTTGTACCTTAGTTTCTGCCAGTTTATTTATCAATTTAATCCATTTATTAAGACTGTATGACAACACAAACTTAAGTTGTACAAAGATAGAATTCACTTCAGATTCTAATCATTCTGgtacatattatattttctggtaaagaaacacaaacacacacacacacacacacacacacacttcagtggACTCAGTGTTGTAACAAACAGACGTGTCTTACCGGGGGGGACTCGGGAGAGGCAGAGCTCTGTTGGGTTTGCAGCGTGAagataaagacagacacacagataacGTCACACACAAGCTTCTGTTTCCACAAGCACGAGAACAACAACAGACTTAACAGCAACTGCTGCTGATGTCCAGATGTACTGGTGTGATTGGATTACAGGCTGTTTACTGGTCCAACCAGCAACACAAGACAGGACACTCAACTCTGAGAGACTAGAAAACTAAAACTCCACAGAACAATTATGCTGTGTCTCAGtttagttttgtgttgtttgaagaGTTTAATCAATTGAACCCCTCTGGGgcctaaagggggggggggggatatgatAATGATGGGGGAACCACTTGAAAGGGATATTATGCAAgcattattctttatttttatcatcAGTGCATATACCTCcacccaacagtcccctaattcaatcaagctgctcttAATTTCCCGCACCACTTAATACGCCTggtttctttcatcaagatccatgaattattctctgagaaagtggagaaaatgTTGAAGGAAGTgaaaaataattcctggatgaGTTCCCCAAAGTTTAATGGATTCcataaaaactaaatccttcACCAGGTTTCATGGAAATTCATCCAAAATCATTTCTCAATAATAAATCAACTgacattgttattgttattaatgaCATTGTGAAAAAAGACGAAAAATCCATCTCCAGTTGTTCCTCTTTCATTCAAGAGGCTGAAGGTTTAATTAACACTACTAGAAAAACTATTGACTACTATTTCAAGCTAACGTCTCCGGCTCTTTTTGGTTTGTTATGATTCACttcagagcatctttaagtcatCAAGCTGGTGTCTGTGATTCTGTGATTCTGTGATTCTGTGAGTCTGTGACTCTTTAATCCCGTAGACCTCAGtcaacttcatatttacacCGCGGGCTCCTCACATAGAGGAGATGATCTGATTAGATTTCTGAGCACCTTGCTCCATAAATTTGcatattaataaacaaacactgGTTTGCCTAAAGCTGTTGTAC comes from Pleuronectes platessa chromosome 6, fPlePla1.1, whole genome shotgun sequence and encodes:
- the ppdpfa gene encoding pancreatic progenitor cell differentiation and proliferation factor A, translating into MASIPSTGSLIATHDYYRRRIGSTSSNSSCGSAEHTGEVIPHHPGLPRQDSGHWWTSFFFAKQNQPGMQSGAESQKNKTYTVADGQVTCIAREMVLKRQLSENSENGKSTTPASS